The window CCTCCGCGTGGTGCAGTGCATCTTGCGGAACCTGTTGCATATCACGAACAAAATCAAACTGTGCTTCAAGTTGTGCCCAATCGCGGTTTTTGGTTAATTGCCAACTCATGACTGTTCCCCTTGTCGCTCAAATGCCAGCTTTGCTCTTTGCCAATGACGCTTCCAATGGATATCAGTTTTTACGTGATTTTTGCGCACATATTTAAATACGTGAGACATAAAATCATCCACATGAAAGCCTTGGCTGTCACGGCTAACAATCCCCTCCATGCTACAAGCTTGGCCTGTATGCGTATCACGGGCGATAAATTGGCTATCTAATGATGCCGCTGCAATTAATGAGCGCGCATATTCTTGTTCACTCATATGCTTATTTACAGGCAATGTGAGTTGTGGCACGGTGGGAAAATCAAATAGCGCGGCATAGAACTGCACTTCTTCCCAACTTAGCCAATACTCACCTTGGCGCACCGCAAACAGATAAAAATAATCCTCGATATGTTGATATTCAATGGAGTGCACCGCATAGAGGTTTTCACCGAATAACTCGATATCCCCTAAATCGTCTTTAATCAGTTGCCAGCGTTGGCGAATTTGCTGGCTCCATGCCGATTGCGTAGGGGCACCGTGAGATCGCGCAAACACGCCATGCCGGTTCAAACAATTGTTTTCACCA of the Providencia rettgeri genome contains:
- a CDS encoding RNA ligase family protein, producing the protein MNMQSRKYGRTYHYPFSPGTTSDDRINSDWWSHIQKIDTLIHTEKLDGENNCLNRHGVFARSHGAPTQSAWSQQIRQRWQLIKDDLGDIELFGENLYAVHSIEYQHIEDYFYLFAVRQGEYWLSWEEVQFYAALFDFPTVPQLTLPVNKHMSEQEYARSLIAAASLDSQFIARDTHTGQACSMEGIVSRDSQGFHVDDFMSHVFKYVRKNHVKTDIHWKRHWQRAKLAFERQGEQS